The following proteins are co-located in the Palaemon carinicauda isolate YSFRI2023 chromosome 3, ASM3689809v2, whole genome shotgun sequence genome:
- the LOC137635130 gene encoding mucin-22-like, which yields MSAFPASNETLSVLSGRNDMSSAFPARNETSSAFPVSNETLSAFPGHNETLSAPPTHNKMSSAFPTRKETLSAFRARNKILSALPAHSEMSSAFPACNETSSGILAHNETSSAFPARNETSSAFPVRNKTLSAFPGHNETLLAPPTHNKMLSAFPAPNETLSAFRTRNKILSAFPACIEILSAFPAHSEMSSAFPPGNETSSGIPARNETSSAFPARKETSSAFPACNKTSSAFPVCNNMSLAFPGHNETLSAPPTHNKMSSAFPACNETLVAFRPRNKILSAFPACIEISSVFPAHKETSSAFPVCNEMSSAFPGHNETLSAPPTHTKMSSAFPACNETLSAFRPCNKILSAFPACIEMSSAFPAHREMSSALPACNETSSGIPGLNETSSAFRALNGSFLAFPVRNETSAFSA from the coding sequence ATGTCAGCGTTTCCTGCTAGTAATGAGACATTGTCAGTCCTTTCTGGCCGTAACGACATGTCTTCAGCCTTTCCTGCCCGTAACGAGACATCGTCAGCCTTTCCTGTCAGTAACGAGACGTTGTCAGCCTTTCCTGGCCATAATGAGACATTGTCAGCCCCTCCCACCCATAACAAAATGTCGTCAGCCTTTCCTACTCGTAAGGAGACGTTGTCAGCCTTTCGTGCCCGTAACAAGATTTTGTCAGCCCTTCCTGCCCACAGCGAGATGTCGTCAGCTTTTCCTGCCTGCAACGAGACGTCGTCAGGAATTCTTGCGCATAACGAGACGTCTTCAGCCTTTCCTGCCCGTAACGAAACATCGTCAGCCTTTCCTGTCCGTAACAAGACGTTATCAGCCTTTCCTGGCCATAACGAGACATTGTTAGCCCCTCCTACCCATAACAAAATGTTGTCAGCTTTTCCTGCCCCTAATGAGACATTGTCAGCCTTTCGTACCCGTAACAAGATTTTGTCAGCCTTTCCTGCCTGTATCGAGATATTGTCAGCCTTTCCTGCCCACAGCGAGATGTCGTCAGCTTTTCCTCCAGGTAATGAGACGTCGTCAGGAATTCCTGCGCGTAACGAGACGTCTTCAGCCTTTCCTGCCCGTAAAGAGACGTCTTCAGCCTTTCCTGCCTGTAACAAGACATCGTCAGCCTTTCCTGTTTGTAACAATATGTCGTTAGCCTTTCCTGGCCATAACGAGACATTGTCAGCCCCTCCTACACATAACAAAATGTCGTCAGCCTTCCCTGCCTGTAATGAGACATTGGTAGCCTTTCGTCCCCGTAACAAGATTTTGTCAGCCTTTCCTGCCTGCATCGAGATATCGTCAGTCTTTCCTGCCCACAAGGAGACATCGTCAGCTTTTCCTGTATGTAACGAGATGTCGTCAGCCTTTCCTGGCCATAATGAGACATTGTCAGCCCCTCCTACCCATACTAAAATGTCGTCAGCCTTTCCTGCCTGTAATGAGACATTGTCAGCCTTTCGTCCCTGTAACAAGATTTTGTCAGCCTTTCCTGCCTGTATCGAGATGTCGTCAGCCTTTCCTGCCCATAGGGAGATGTCTTCAGCTCTTCCTGCTTGTAACGAAACGTCGTCAGGAATTCCTGGGCTTAACGAGACATCTTCAGCCTTTCGTGCACTTAACGGATCGTTCTTAGCCTTTCCTGTCCGTAACGAGACGTCAGCCTTTTCTGCCTGA